One part of the Ralstonia pickettii genome encodes these proteins:
- a CDS encoding methyltransferase domain-containing protein has protein sequence MAEPPVFQSRDAADPAFWDERFSREHTPWDAAGVPAAFQQFCESQPAPLSTLIPGCGSAYEAGWLAERGWPVTAIDFAPSAVASARAVLGPHADVVEMADFFGFSPARSVQWIYERAFLCAMPRRLWPDYAAQVAKLLPPGGLLAGFFAVVEGREAVPKGPPFETTQPELDALLSPAFERISDIPIAEADSIPVFAGRERWQVWRRRAD, from the coding sequence TCCCGCCTTCTGGGACGAGCGGTTCAGCCGCGAGCACACCCCATGGGACGCGGCCGGTGTGCCTGCCGCATTCCAGCAATTTTGTGAATCGCAGCCTGCGCCGCTTTCCACCTTGATCCCCGGTTGCGGCAGTGCCTACGAGGCCGGCTGGCTGGCCGAGCGCGGCTGGCCCGTCACGGCGATCGACTTTGCACCGAGCGCCGTGGCATCGGCCAGAGCCGTGCTGGGCCCGCACGCCGACGTGGTGGAAATGGCGGATTTCTTCGGCTTCTCGCCGGCTCGCTCGGTGCAATGGATCTACGAACGCGCATTTCTGTGTGCGATGCCGCGTCGGCTGTGGCCCGACTACGCCGCGCAGGTGGCGAAATTGCTACCGCCGGGCGGGTTGCTTGCGGGCTTCTTTGCCGTGGTGGAAGGCCGCGAGGCGGTGCCTAAGGGGCCACCCTTTGAAACCACGCAGCCCGAGCTGGATGCGCTGCTGTCGCCCGCGTTCGAGCGCATCAGCGATATACCCATTGCCGAGGCAGACTCGATTCCGGTGTTCGCGGGGCGCGAGCGTTGGCAAGTCTGGCGGCGCCGCGCTGATTGA
- a CDS encoding sodium:solute symporter family protein, with protein sequence MLIWFVIVYWVISVGIGLWAALRVRNTADFAVAGRSLPFYVVTATVFATWFGSEAVLGIPAEFLKDGLHGVVADPFGSSLCLVLVGLFFAKPLYRMNLLTIGDFYRNRFGRVAETLTTLCIVVSYLGWVAAQIKALGLVFYTVSDGAVSQDLGMMIGAGSVLVYTLFGGMWSVAVTDFIQMIIIVIGMLYIGWEVSGQAGGVGTVVAHAAASGKFSFWPAFNPIEIIGFVTAWITMMLGSIPQQDVFQRVTSSRTERIAGTASVLGGVLYFMFAFVPMFLAYSATLIDPQMVAKYIDTDSQMILPNLVLQHAPIFAQVMFFGALLSAIKSCASATLLAPSVTFAENVLRPLLPNMDDKRFLRVMQAVVLTFTVLVTLFALNSHLSIFHMVESAYKVTLVAAFVPLAFGLFWKRATKQGGLLAIIVGLAAWIWCEVFLPNAMLPPQLVGLLASFGAMVLGSLGPQWIENRAPTTKAATQA encoded by the coding sequence ATGCTGATCTGGTTTGTCATTGTTTACTGGGTGATTTCGGTCGGGATCGGCCTCTGGGCGGCGCTGCGCGTGCGCAATACCGCCGATTTCGCCGTGGCTGGCCGCAGCCTGCCGTTCTACGTCGTGACCGCCACGGTGTTCGCCACCTGGTTTGGCTCCGAGGCGGTGCTCGGGATTCCCGCAGAATTTCTCAAGGACGGCCTGCACGGTGTGGTGGCCGATCCGTTCGGTTCGTCGTTGTGCCTGGTGTTGGTGGGTCTGTTCTTCGCCAAGCCGCTGTACCGGATGAACCTGCTCACCATTGGTGACTTCTATCGCAACCGCTTCGGCCGCGTCGCAGAAACGCTGACCACCCTGTGCATCGTCGTGTCGTACCTGGGCTGGGTGGCAGCGCAGATCAAGGCGCTGGGGCTGGTGTTCTACACCGTGTCTGACGGCGCGGTTTCGCAAGACCTCGGGATGATGATCGGCGCGGGCAGCGTCCTCGTCTACACGCTGTTCGGCGGCATGTGGTCGGTGGCGGTGACGGACTTCATCCAGATGATCATCATCGTGATCGGCATGCTGTACATCGGCTGGGAAGTGTCGGGTCAGGCCGGTGGCGTCGGGACGGTGGTGGCGCACGCGGCGGCTTCGGGCAAGTTTTCGTTCTGGCCGGCGTTCAATCCGATCGAAATCATCGGCTTCGTGACGGCGTGGATCACCATGATGCTCGGCTCGATCCCGCAGCAGGACGTGTTCCAGCGGGTGACGTCGTCGCGCACGGAGCGCATCGCCGGCACAGCTTCGGTGTTGGGCGGCGTGCTGTACTTCATGTTCGCGTTCGTGCCGATGTTCCTGGCCTATTCCGCCACGCTCATCGATCCGCAGATGGTGGCAAAGTACATCGATACCGATTCGCAGATGATTCTGCCGAACCTGGTGCTGCAGCATGCGCCGATCTTTGCGCAGGTGATGTTCTTCGGCGCGCTGCTCTCAGCCATCAAGAGCTGCGCCAGCGCGACGCTGCTCGCGCCGTCCGTGACGTTTGCCGAAAACGTGCTGCGCCCGCTGTTGCCGAACATGGACGACAAGCGCTTCCTGCGCGTCATGCAGGCCGTGGTGCTGACGTTCACGGTGCTGGTGACGCTGTTTGCGCTGAACTCGCACCTGTCGATCTTCCACATGGTCGAAAGTGCTTACAAGGTAACGCTGGTGGCTGCCTTCGTGCCGCTGGCCTTTGGCCTGTTTTGGAAGCGCGCGACGAAGCAGGGTGGGCTGCTGGCGATTATCGTGGGCCTCGCGGCATGGATCTGGTGCGAAGTGTTCCTGCCCAATGCGATGCTTCCGCCACAATTGGTTGGCCTTTTGGCCAGCTTTGGCGCCATGGTCCTGGGCTCGCTCGGCCCGCAGTGGATCGAGAACCGCGCGCCGACCACGAAGGCGGCTACGCAAGCCTGA
- a CDS encoding FmdB family zinc ribbon protein, translating into MPIYAYRCDACGHAKDVLQKMSDAPLTDCPACGAPAFKKQLTAAGFQLKGSGWYVTDFRGGSGGASAAAAGTGTAAKTDAAAPTAPAASSDSVSSSASAPAASGGCGTSCACH; encoded by the coding sequence ATGCCGATCTATGCTTATCGATGCGACGCCTGCGGCCACGCCAAAGATGTGCTGCAGAAGATGAGCGACGCTCCGCTGACGGATTGCCCCGCATGCGGCGCGCCGGCGTTCAAGAAGCAGCTCACCGCTGCCGGCTTCCAGCTCAAGGGTTCGGGCTGGTACGTGACGGACTTCCGCGGCGGTTCCGGTGGTGCATCGGCAGCCGCGGCGGGAACTGGTACGGCGGCCAAGACGGATGCCGCAGCGCCGACCGCACCGGCTGCGTCGTCGGACAGCGTGTCGTCTAGTGCCAGCGCGCCGGCTGCGTCCGGTGGCTGCGGCACCTCCTGCGCTTGCCACTGA
- a CDS encoding DUF502 domain-containing protein: protein MKQKTSALKTWFLTGLLVLVPLAITLWVLSLIIGTMDQSLALLPSAWQPDQLFGRRIPGVGAILTLAFILIVGVLAHNFIGQKLVLWWEALVGRIPVVGPIYSSVKQVSDTLLSSNGNAFRKALLVQYPREGSWTIAFLTGRPGGDVENHLQGEYVSVYVPTTPNPTSGFFLMMPKADTIELDMTVDAALKYIVSMGVVAPEALPRRMDPPDASPQTEDRSPAQGPRDPSNPTALPAEGGAIAAP from the coding sequence ATGAAACAGAAAACCAGCGCACTCAAGACATGGTTCCTGACCGGTCTTCTGGTGCTTGTCCCGCTCGCGATCACGCTGTGGGTGCTGTCGCTCATCATCGGTACGATGGACCAGAGCCTGGCGCTGCTGCCGTCGGCATGGCAGCCGGATCAGCTGTTCGGGCGGCGCATTCCTGGCGTGGGCGCGATTCTCACGCTGGCGTTCATCCTGATCGTGGGCGTGCTGGCGCACAACTTCATCGGCCAGAAGCTGGTGCTCTGGTGGGAAGCGCTTGTCGGCCGCATTCCCGTGGTCGGCCCGATCTATTCCAGCGTGAAGCAGGTGTCGGATACGCTGCTGTCGTCTAACGGCAATGCGTTTCGCAAGGCGCTGTTGGTGCAGTACCCACGTGAAGGCTCGTGGACGATCGCCTTCCTGACCGGCCGCCCCGGAGGTGATGTCGAGAACCACCTGCAGGGCGAGTACGTCAGTGTGTACGTGCCGACCACGCCGAACCCGACGTCGGGTTTCTTTCTGATGATGCCCAAGGCCGACACCATCGAGCTGGACATGACGGTGGACGCTGCGCTCAAGTACATCGTGTCGATGGGTGTGGTGGCGCCTGAAGCGCTGCCGCGCCGCATGGACCCGCCCGATGCCTCGCCACAGACGGAGGACCGGTCGCCGGCTCAAGGGCCGCGCGACCCTTCGAATCCGACCGCGCTGCCTGCAGAGGGCGGCGCCATCGCGGCACCCTGA
- the aspS gene encoding aspartate--tRNA ligase — translation MQMRTQYCGQVTEQLLGQSVTLSGWAHRRRDHGGVIFIDLRDREGLVQVVCDPDRPEMFKVAEGVRNEFCLQVKGVVRARPEGTTNANLTSGKVEVLCHELTVLNASVTPPFQLDDDNLSETTRLTHRVLDLRRPQMQYNLRLRYKVAMEVRKYLDDKGFIDIETPMLTKSTPEGARDYLVPSRVNAGQFFALPQSPQLFKQMLMVSGFDRYYQITKCFRDEDLRADRQPEFTQIDCETSFLSEQEIRDLFEEMIRTVFKNTMSVELDAKFPVMEFREAMARFGSDKPDLRVKLEFTELTDAMKDVDFKVFSGPANAEGGRVVALRVPGGASLSRGDIDAYTKFVEIYGAKGLAWIKVNEAAKGRDGLQSPIVKNLHDAAIAEILKRSGAQDGDILFFGADRAKVVNDAMGALRLKVGHSDFAKSTGLFEDAWKPLWVIDFPMFEYDEEDARWVAMHHPFTSPKDEHLEYLETDPGKCIAKAYDMVLNGWEIGGGSVRIYREEVQSKVFRALKINDEEARAKFGFLLDALQYGAPPHGGIAFGLDRVVTMMAGADSIRDVIAFPKTQRAQDLLTQAPSPVDEKQLRELHIRLRAAEAKVAAPTAATTA, via the coding sequence ATGCAAATGCGTACTCAATACTGCGGTCAGGTCACCGAACAACTGCTCGGCCAGAGCGTTACGCTGTCGGGCTGGGCCCATCGTCGTCGTGACCACGGTGGCGTGATCTTCATCGACCTGCGCGACCGTGAAGGTCTGGTACAGGTCGTGTGTGACCCAGACCGCCCGGAGATGTTCAAGGTGGCCGAAGGTGTGCGTAACGAGTTCTGCCTGCAGGTGAAGGGCGTCGTGCGCGCCCGCCCGGAAGGCACGACCAACGCCAACCTCACCAGCGGCAAGGTTGAAGTGCTGTGCCACGAGCTGACGGTGCTCAACGCTTCGGTCACGCCGCCGTTCCAGCTGGACGATGACAACCTGTCGGAAACCACGCGCCTGACGCATCGCGTGCTGGACCTGCGCCGCCCGCAGATGCAGTACAACCTGCGCCTGCGCTACAAGGTCGCGATGGAGGTGCGCAAGTACCTGGACGACAAGGGCTTCATCGACATCGAAACGCCGATGCTGACCAAGAGCACACCGGAAGGCGCGCGCGATTATCTGGTGCCGTCGCGCGTGAACGCCGGCCAGTTCTTCGCGCTGCCGCAGTCGCCGCAGCTCTTCAAGCAGATGCTGATGGTGTCGGGCTTCGACCGTTACTACCAGATCACCAAGTGCTTCCGCGACGAAGACCTGCGCGCCGACCGCCAGCCCGAATTCACCCAGATCGACTGCGAAACGTCGTTCCTGAGCGAGCAGGAAATCCGCGACCTGTTTGAAGAAATGATCCGCACGGTGTTCAAGAACACCATGTCGGTCGAGCTGGACGCTAAGTTCCCGGTGATGGAGTTCCGCGAGGCGATGGCCCGCTTCGGTTCGGACAAGCCGGACCTGCGCGTCAAGCTGGAGTTCACCGAGCTGACCGATGCCATGAAGGACGTCGACTTCAAGGTGTTCTCGGGCCCGGCCAACGCAGAGGGCGGCCGTGTCGTGGCACTGCGCGTGCCGGGCGGGGCGTCCCTGTCGCGTGGGGATATCGACGCCTACACCAAGTTCGTCGAAATTTATGGTGCCAAGGGCCTGGCCTGGATCAAGGTCAACGAAGCGGCCAAGGGCCGCGACGGCCTGCAATCGCCGATCGTGAAGAACCTGCACGACGCGGCCATCGCCGAGATCTTGAAGCGCAGCGGCGCACAGGATGGCGACATCCTGTTCTTCGGTGCCGACCGCGCGAAGGTCGTCAACGATGCGATGGGCGCGCTGCGTCTGAAGGTCGGCCACTCGGACTTCGCCAAGAGCACCGGCCTGTTCGAAGACGCCTGGAAGCCGCTGTGGGTGATCGACTTCCCGATGTTCGAGTACGACGAGGAAGACGCACGCTGGGTGGCAATGCACCACCCGTTCACGAGCCCGAAGGACGAGCACCTGGAATACCTGGAAACCGATCCGGGCAAGTGCATCGCCAAGGCTTACGACATGGTGCTCAACGGCTGGGAAATCGGCGGCGGCTCGGTGCGGATCTACCGCGAAGAAGTGCAGAGCAAGGTGTTCCGCGCGTTGAAAATCAACGATGAGGAAGCGCGTGCCAAGTTCGGCTTCCTGCTCGACGCACTGCAGTACGGCGCGCCCCCGCACGGCGGTATCGCGTTCGGTCTGGACCGCGTCGTCACGATGATGGCCGGTGCTGATTCGATCCGCGACGTGATCGCGTTCCCGAAGACGCAGCGTGCGCAGGATCTGCTGACGCAGGCACCGAGCCCGGTCGACGAAAAGCAGTTGCGCGAACTGCATATCCGTCTGCGCGCTGCCGAGGCAAAGGTCGCTGCACCCACGGCTGCAACGACCGCCTAA
- the nudB gene encoding dihydroneopterin triphosphate diphosphatase has product MPHKIPVSVLVVIHTPDLHVLVMERADHPGFWQSVTGSCDALDEPLADTARREVLEETSIDAAQHHLIDWGHQIEYEIYPRWRHRYAPGVTRNTEHWFGLLVSGKVPVRMSPREHVQAEWLPYQDAAARCFSRSNAEAILQLPERLAAYHARQAALTKDQA; this is encoded by the coding sequence ATGCCGCACAAGATTCCCGTTTCCGTTCTGGTCGTCATTCACACGCCCGACTTGCATGTGTTGGTGATGGAGCGGGCAGATCATCCGGGCTTCTGGCAATCCGTGACAGGCAGCTGCGATGCCCTCGACGAACCGCTGGCCGACACCGCCCGCCGGGAGGTGCTGGAAGAAACCAGCATCGACGCAGCCCAGCATCATCTGATCGACTGGGGCCACCAGATCGAATACGAAATCTACCCGCGCTGGCGGCATCGCTACGCGCCGGGCGTCACGCGCAACACCGAGCATTGGTTCGGCCTGCTGGTGAGCGGCAAGGTGCCGGTGCGGATGTCGCCGCGCGAGCATGTGCAGGCCGAATGGCTGCCCTATCAAGATGCCGCCGCGCGGTGCTTCTCGCGCAGCAACGCCGAAGCCATTCTGCAGTTGCCCGAACGCCTCGCTGCCTATCACGCGCGTCAGGCGGCACTGACAAAGGACCAAGCCTGA
- a CDS encoding endonuclease/exonuclease/phosphatase family protein: MLRLRVATYNIHKGVTGIARRVRVHDVRQGLHTMDADIVFLQEVQDRNDRLVAAELFDPNYTQLRYLATDVYPHTVYGRNAVYEHGHHGNAILSRFPILLSENLDISDHRFEQRGLLHAVTDLGFGEVHLLCAHFGLFARSRQRQAEALVDRVRSVVPPDAPLVVAGDFNDWNNRLDRTICQALGATEVADKAADARPVRTFPSQMPWLRLDRIYVRGFDIERAHALTGREWAQRSDHVPLLAELAHP, from the coding sequence ATGCTGCGTTTGCGCGTTGCCACTTACAACATCCACAAGGGCGTGACGGGCATTGCGCGGCGTGTGCGCGTGCATGACGTGCGGCAGGGTCTGCACACCATGGACGCCGACATCGTTTTCCTGCAGGAGGTGCAGGACCGCAACGACCGTCTCGTCGCCGCAGAACTGTTCGACCCGAATTACACGCAGCTGCGCTACCTTGCGACGGACGTCTATCCGCACACCGTCTATGGCCGCAATGCCGTCTACGAGCACGGGCACCACGGCAACGCCATTCTGTCGCGGTTTCCGATCCTGCTGTCGGAAAACTTGGATATCTCCGACCACCGTTTCGAGCAGCGCGGACTGCTGCACGCCGTGACCGATCTCGGCTTCGGCGAGGTGCATCTGCTGTGCGCGCACTTCGGCTTGTTCGCGCGCAGCCGGCAGAGGCAGGCGGAGGCGCTCGTCGATCGCGTGCGTTCGGTCGTGCCACCCGATGCGCCGCTCGTGGTGGCGGGCGATTTCAACGATTGGAACAACCGGCTCGATCGCACGATTTGCCAGGCGCTGGGGGCGACCGAAGTGGCCGACAAGGCCGCCGATGCGCGCCCGGTCCGCACTTTCCCCAGCCAGATGCCGTGGCTGCGGCTGGACCGCATCTACGTGCGCGGTTTCGACATCGAGCGTGCGCATGCGCTGACCGGCCGCGAATGGGCGCAGCGCTCCGATCACGTTCCCCTGCTAGCTGAACTGGCGCATCCATGA
- the clsB gene encoding cardiolipin synthase ClsB, which produces MRVVRDAGPLRSEWRRGKPLPGNEVDLLCGGAEFFPALIEAIDAAQRRVALETYIYTDDATAHSVTEALARAARRGVDVHLTIDGFGTGLLPPSIAAMLETAGVNLRIYRPVRGFRLQRRHLRRLHRKIAVVDDDVAFVGGINIIDDLNHAPFNDTALGPRYDFAVRVRGPLVAQIALTVDRLWWQMGVRAGMREVGVTGVAAEFPVITDTPRPRHRGASGRESERAPGTVLASLVLRDNVRNRRAIEREYLRALGAARHEVIIANAYFLPGVRFMRALAACRRRGVRVRLLLQGQVEYRLQHYATRSLYHMLLRDNVEIHEYTASFLHAKVAVVDDRWATVGSSNIDPFSLLLAREANVVVWDATVANELRAALEDAIARHARRILADEHAARRWWWRFADWCAYRLVRIGVVISGRAAHY; this is translated from the coding sequence ATGAGGGTCGTGCGCGATGCGGGTCCGCTGCGCTCGGAGTGGCGGCGGGGTAAGCCCCTGCCCGGCAACGAGGTCGACCTGCTGTGCGGTGGCGCCGAGTTCTTCCCCGCACTGATCGAAGCCATCGATGCCGCTCAACGCCGCGTCGCGCTCGAAACCTACATCTACACCGACGACGCCACCGCCCACAGCGTGACCGAAGCGCTCGCCCGCGCGGCGCGCCGCGGCGTGGATGTCCACCTGACCATCGACGGCTTCGGCACCGGCCTGCTGCCCCCGAGCATCGCGGCGATGCTCGAAACGGCGGGTGTGAACTTGCGCATCTATCGTCCGGTGCGCGGTTTCCGCCTGCAGCGCCGCCACTTGCGACGGCTGCATCGCAAGATCGCCGTCGTCGATGATGACGTTGCGTTTGTAGGCGGCATCAACATCATCGACGACCTGAACCACGCGCCGTTTAACGACACCGCGCTGGGGCCGCGTTACGACTTTGCCGTGCGGGTGCGCGGCCCGCTGGTCGCGCAGATTGCGCTGACCGTTGACCGGCTCTGGTGGCAGATGGGCGTGCGCGCCGGCATGCGGGAGGTGGGCGTCACGGGCGTCGCCGCCGAGTTTCCGGTGATCACCGATACGCCGCGGCCTCGGCATCGCGGAGCATCCGGGCGAGAAAGTGAGCGCGCACCGGGTACCGTGCTGGCTTCGCTGGTGCTGCGTGACAATGTCCGTAACCGACGCGCGATCGAACGCGAATATCTGCGCGCGCTGGGTGCGGCGCGGCACGAGGTAATCATCGCCAACGCGTACTTTTTGCCGGGTGTGCGTTTCATGCGGGCGCTGGCTGCATGTCGACGGCGCGGTGTGCGCGTGCGCCTGTTGCTGCAGGGGCAGGTCGAATACCGGCTGCAGCACTACGCGACGCGGTCGCTGTATCACATGCTGCTGCGCGACAACGTCGAGATCCACGAATACACCGCGAGCTTCCTGCACGCAAAGGTGGCCGTGGTGGATGACCGCTGGGCGACGGTGGGCTCCAGCAACATCGACCCATTCAGCCTGCTGCTTGCACGCGAAGCGAACGTAGTGGTGTGGGATGCGACCGTCGCCAACGAACTGCGCGCGGCACTCGAAGATGCCATCGCCCGTCACGCACGCCGCATCTTGGCGGATGAGCATGCCGCGCGCCGCTGGTGGTGGCGCTTCGCAGATTGGTGCGCCTATCGGCTGGTGCGCATTGGCGTGGTCATCAGCGGGCGCGCGGCGCACTATTAG
- a CDS encoding acyl CoA:acetate/3-ketoacid CoA transferase, whose product MQVITTDAAARMVEPGWTVACAGFVGAGHAEAVTHALERRFLTTGEPRDLTLVYSAGQGDRATRGVNHFGNPGMTRCVVGGHWRSATRLADLALAEQCDAFNLPQGVLTHLYRAIAGGKPGVLTKMGLHTFVDPRTELDARYHGGAINNRAKAAQAAGKASWVEYERFRGEDYLFYPSFPLHCVFLRGTAADPRGNISTHEEAFHHELLAMAQAARNSGGIVIAQVRRLVDRHDNLQAIHVPGILVDYVVVADDETEHQMTFGEAFNPAYIRPWQGEAIQLKEDAIEASEALEASQHGALDARTLVQRRAVLELIAQQPRVVNLGVGMPAAVGALAEQEGARGFTLTVEAGPIGGTPADGLSFGASAYPEAVVDQPAQFDFYEGGGIDLAILGLAELDGAGNVNVSLFGEGGDTIVAGVGGFINITQSARSVVFMGTLTAGGLQVEAEDGKLRIVREGRLKKIVPAVSHLTFNGEYAARSGIPVRYVTERAVFEMRDDGHGARRLTLTEIAPGIDLQRDVLDQCAADVAVAADLREMDARIFRRGAMHTGITPV is encoded by the coding sequence ATGCAAGTCATCACAACGGATGCGGCCGCGCGCATGGTGGAGCCGGGGTGGACGGTGGCCTGCGCGGGGTTTGTCGGCGCGGGCCATGCAGAGGCGGTCACGCACGCGCTCGAGCGCCGGTTCCTGACCACCGGCGAACCGCGGGACCTTACGCTCGTCTACTCCGCCGGGCAGGGCGATCGCGCCACGCGCGGCGTCAACCACTTCGGCAATCCCGGAATGACACGCTGCGTGGTGGGCGGGCATTGGCGCTCCGCCACACGATTGGCGGACCTGGCGCTCGCCGAGCAATGCGATGCTTTCAACCTGCCTCAAGGCGTGCTCACGCATCTCTACCGCGCCATCGCGGGCGGCAAGCCCGGTGTGCTGACGAAGATGGGCCTGCACACCTTTGTCGACCCGCGCACGGAGCTTGACGCGCGCTATCACGGTGGAGCTATCAACAACCGCGCCAAGGCAGCGCAAGCTGCGGGTAAGGCGTCGTGGGTCGAGTACGAGCGCTTTCGGGGCGAAGACTATCTCTTCTACCCGAGCTTCCCGTTGCACTGCGTCTTCCTGCGGGGTACGGCTGCCGACCCACGCGGCAACATCAGCACCCACGAAGAAGCCTTTCACCACGAACTGCTGGCCATGGCGCAAGCTGCGCGCAACTCCGGCGGGATCGTCATCGCGCAGGTGCGTCGGCTCGTCGATCGGCATGACAACCTGCAGGCGATCCACGTGCCGGGCATCCTCGTCGACTACGTGGTCGTTGCTGACGATGAAACCGAACACCAGATGACCTTCGGCGAAGCGTTCAATCCGGCCTATATCCGCCCTTGGCAAGGCGAGGCAATCCAGCTCAAGGAAGACGCCATCGAAGCGAGCGAGGCGCTGGAGGCGAGCCAGCACGGCGCGCTGGATGCCCGTACGCTCGTGCAACGCCGCGCTGTGCTGGAACTGATCGCGCAGCAACCGCGGGTCGTCAACCTCGGCGTGGGCATGCCCGCGGCCGTCGGCGCCCTGGCTGAACAGGAGGGGGCGCGCGGTTTCACACTGACTGTGGAGGCCGGCCCCATCGGCGGTACGCCGGCAGATGGCCTCAGTTTCGGCGCGTCGGCCTATCCCGAAGCGGTCGTGGATCAGCCCGCGCAATTCGACTTCTACGAAGGGGGCGGCATCGATCTCGCCATCCTCGGTCTGGCGGAATTGGACGGCGCCGGCAACGTCAACGTCAGCCTGTTCGGCGAGGGCGGCGACACCATCGTTGCGGGCGTGGGGGGATTCATCAACATCACGCAGAGCGCGCGCTCCGTCGTGTTCATGGGCACACTCACCGCCGGCGGCCTCCAGGTCGAAGCCGAAGACGGCAAGCTGCGCATCGTGCGCGAAGGGCGGCTCAAGAAGATCGTGCCAGCGGTATCGCACCTCACCTTCAACGGGGAATATGCGGCCCGGTCGGGCATTCCTGTGCGCTACGTGACCGAGCGCGCCGTCTTCGAGATGCGTGACGATGGCCACGGCGCCCGGCGTCTCACTCTCACAGAAATCGCGCCCGGCATCGACCTACAGCGGGACGTATTGGATCAATGCGCCGCGGACGTTGCCGTGGCAGCGGACCTGCGTGAAATGGATGCGCGCATCTTCCGCCGTGGCGCCATGCATACCGGCATCACGCCGGTTTGA
- a CDS encoding TetR/AcrR family transcriptional regulator — protein sequence MRKGELTRAAILDAALELASRDGLEGLTIGVLAERMQMSKSGVFAHFGSREDLQVEVVREYHKRFEQEVFYPSLTEPRGLPRLWSMVRRWMERRIQEVTTGCIYISGAVEYDDRAESPVRDELVKSVTIWRAALARAIAQAKEEGHLRAEADPQLMLFEMYSLELGLHHDARFLRLPNSAELAMVALNKLIQSYRT from the coding sequence ATGCGCAAGGGCGAGCTGACACGTGCAGCGATTCTCGATGCCGCGCTGGAACTGGCCTCGCGCGACGGACTGGAAGGACTGACGATCGGTGTGCTCGCGGAGCGCATGCAGATGAGCAAGAGCGGGGTGTTTGCACACTTCGGCTCGCGTGAGGATCTGCAGGTGGAAGTGGTTCGCGAGTATCACAAACGGTTCGAGCAGGAAGTCTTCTACCCGAGCTTGACGGAACCGCGCGGTCTGCCGCGCCTGTGGAGCATGGTGCGACGCTGGATGGAGCGCCGCATTCAGGAAGTGACCACGGGCTGCATCTACATCAGCGGCGCGGTGGAGTACGACGATCGTGCCGAAAGCCCGGTGCGTGACGAACTCGTCAAGAGCGTGACGATCTGGCGTGCGGCATTGGCCCGTGCGATCGCTCAGGCAAAGGAAGAGGGCCACCTGCGTGCAGAAGCGGACCCGCAATTGATGCTCTTCGAGATGTACAGCCTGGAGTTAGGGCTGCATCACGATGCGCGTTTCCTGCGGTTGCCGAACAGCGCCGAACTGGCCATGGTGGCGCTCAACAAACTCATTCAGTCTTACCGAACCTGA